One segment of Deinococcus yavapaiensis KR-236 DNA contains the following:
- a CDS encoding S-ribosylhomocysteine lyase, whose protein sequence is MTSVANVESFDLDHTKVHAPYIRLAGRKKTPRGDVISKYDLRLLQPNKGAIEPSALHTLEHLLAGYLRDHVNDVVDVSPMGCRTGLYMAVIGEPDEQGVVRAFEAALRDVETHDRPIPGVSELECGNYRDHDLQAARGYARSALEAGLKVQETVLIERGEQG, encoded by the coding sequence ATGACGAGCGTGGCAAACGTTGAATCGTTCGATTTGGATCACACCAAAGTGCACGCTCCCTACATCCGTCTGGCAGGCCGGAAGAAAACGCCTCGCGGAGACGTGATCAGCAAGTACGACCTCCGCTTGCTGCAACCCAACAAGGGCGCGATCGAACCGAGCGCGCTCCACACCTTGGAGCACCTGCTGGCGGGGTACTTGCGAGATCACGTGAATGACGTGGTCGACGTTTCTCCCATGGGATGCCGCACCGGCCTGTACATGGCGGTGATCGGGGAGCCCGACGAGCAAGGAGTCGTGCGCGCCTTCGAGGCGGCCTTGCGTGACGTCGAGACGCATGACCGTCCCATTCCGGGGGTGAGCGAACTGGAATGCGGCAACTACCGAGACCACGACCTGCAAGCCGCGCGGGGCTATGCGCGTAGCGCTCTCGAGGCAGGGTTGAAAGTGCAGGAGACGGTGCTCATTGAGCGCGGCGAACAAGGGTAG
- the lspA gene encoding signal peptidase II, whose amino-acid sequence MSDVEPSPLPIRPVRTWPFWVPLVVTSALLALDQWTKVLAVSNLTFGQPVEVAIPGLLGFTLVYNTGAAWSLFQGSAFLLALLRFAVGVGLLVYMARRPQDRFHTVVFAIISAGAIGNAIDGIRQGKVTDMLSSPALDAVTRSINGQPFPIFNIADSCVVVGVILLLIASVVSSVRKPR is encoded by the coding sequence ATGTCTGACGTCGAGCCTTCCCCTCTTCCAATCCGTCCAGTGCGGACGTGGCCTTTCTGGGTCCCTTTGGTCGTGACGTCGGCTCTGCTCGCGCTCGACCAGTGGACGAAGGTGCTGGCGGTGTCCAATTTGACCTTCGGGCAGCCGGTCGAAGTCGCGATTCCCGGTCTGCTCGGCTTCACGCTCGTCTACAACACGGGCGCGGCGTGGAGCCTCTTTCAGGGCTCGGCTTTTCTGCTCGCGCTCCTGCGCTTCGCCGTCGGCGTCGGTCTGCTCGTGTATATGGCAAGACGTCCGCAAGACCGCTTTCACACCGTGGTCTTCGCGATAATCTCGGCCGGAGCCATCGGCAACGCCATCGACGGAATTCGGCAAGGCAAGGTGACGGACATGCTCTCGTCCCCGGCGCTCGACGCCGTGACCCGCTCTATCAACGGGCAGCCTTTTCCCATCTTCAACATCGCCGACAGTTGTGTCGTCGTCGGCGTCATTTTGCTTCTGATCGCCAGCGTAGTCTCCAGCGTCCGCAAGCCTCGCTGA
- a CDS encoding GlsB/YeaQ/YmgE family stress response membrane protein, giving the protein MAWIVAILVGAFCGWIASIIMRTDAQQGAIANILIGIVGALLARLIFGDLLGIGAASGTAASNGFSFWNIIWGIVGSVVLIALLKALRVLR; this is encoded by the coding sequence GGATCGTTGCAATTCTGGTCGGCGCTTTTTGTGGTTGGATCGCCAGCATCATCATGAGGACGGACGCGCAGCAAGGCGCGATTGCCAATATCTTGATCGGCATCGTGGGTGCGTTGCTCGCCCGCTTGATCTTCGGTGACCTGCTCGGTATCGGCGCGGCGTCGGGAACGGCCGCCTCGAACGGCTTCAGCTTCTGGAACATCATCTGGGGCATCGTCGGCTCGGTCGTCTTGATCGCCCTGCTCAAGGCACTGCGCGTCCTGCGCTAA